TGACGAGTGCATTGGTCGTGTGTAACATCATACCCTGAGTCACAGCGTGTGCACACCAGCAGCTGGTGCCTGCGGTCGCTGCGTCCACATTCCTCACAGATAACAGCATCGCtcgcctcctcttcatcatccacATCCTTGTTCGGCGTCCTCACCTTGATCTGCAGGAGCAGCACGAGCAGTTCAGCTATACCAGCAACTGCTTGTTCACATGTCTCCTAAATCTTTTGCAGAGAAGTTTCCTTCACCCGCTGCAGATAATCACCTTCTTTTGCACGCCCCCCCCAGGACACCGTCTCTGGTagatgaaggagaagctgaTCCGATCCACCGGGCAAGTGTTGGCCGTCTGAGGTTCAGGACAGAGCAAcgaaatgtgttgtgttgttttacaaTCTCATCACACGTTGAACAGAGGAAATAAGAAGCACTGTAATGAACCGACAGCCAGTGATTATCTTTATGGATTAATTGATGTTCAAAAGTGATCAGTCAATCGAGAGAAAGTTAATCACCAAATATGAATTGGTGAATCTTTTAAAACCACTTATGAAGGAAAACTATCAAACATTCTTTAGTGCCAATGTGAAGAAGGTGTGTGACAGAtgttgtgtgtcaggtgtgtgacaGATGTTTGACAGATgtgtgacaggtgtgtgtgtcaggtgtgtgtacCTTGGACCACTGCAGAAGACACTGGAGGCAGAAGACATGAGGACACTTGTCCAGAGACGCCACAGTCTGATGGTGGAAACCAGTCAGGCAGATGGGACATGTATCTGCTGTGTCCATTGTTTCACATGATAACAAACGAGTGATTTTTAAAAGTTAAGTCACTGTGAATCAGAGTTAATGACGAAACCTAACTACGCGTAAAACCACTTTAAATAAACTACATCTCACGTGAAGTTAACGTTTTGTTTAGCAGCTTCCTGTTAGCTTTAGCAACACCTAGTTAGCTTAGCTAGCTTAGCCGGTAGCTAACGAGACTAGTTCGACCTTGAATTAAGTCAATACGATCAAATAGTGTTTAAATCTTAGTTTTTAACCCGGTTAgtgtttaattatatattataataaagaataatCATCAAAATGAGGCTGAAACGATAAAAGAGTTTCAacttctcatcttcatcatgttcAGAGATACACACAGAGACTTCCGGTATGAgcccttcagaataaaagtagtccaaaaatgtatgt
This is a stretch of genomic DNA from Hippoglossus stenolepis isolate QCI-W04-F060 unplaced genomic scaffold, HSTE1.2 HiC_scaffold_38, whole genome shotgun sequence. It encodes these proteins:
- the LOC118104172 gene encoding PHD and RING finger domain-containing protein 1, with amino-acid sequence MDTADTCPICLTGFHHQTVASLDKCPHVFCLQCLLQWSKTANTCPVDRISFSFIYQRRCPGGGVQKKIKVRTPNKDVDDEEEASDAVICEECGRSDRRHQLLVCTRCDSG